The Aggregatilinea lenta genome includes a region encoding these proteins:
- a CDS encoding response regulator: MDPVRVLLVDDHALFREGLASIITGQPDMVIVGQADDGLEALVKAQELKPDLILMDITMPGGNGLEATRKVKAALPDTVVVVLTVHNDEEKLFEAIKNGAQGYLLKNIRSETMLELIRGALRGEAAITPVLAGQMLEEFRRLSHNLPTDKGEPIETLTFREQEVLAQVATGASDKEIAEQFNISLHTVKSHMRNILAKLHVNSRYDAARYARYKGLV; encoded by the coding sequence ATGGACCCTGTTCGCGTTTTATTGGTCGATGATCATGCGTTATTTCGTGAAGGATTGGCCAGCATCATTACGGGCCAGCCTGATATGGTCATCGTGGGGCAGGCTGACGACGGGCTGGAAGCGCTGGTCAAGGCGCAGGAATTGAAGCCCGACCTGATCCTGATGGATATCACCATGCCCGGCGGCAATGGTCTGGAAGCGACGCGTAAGGTCAAGGCGGCCCTGCCGGATACGGTGGTTGTGGTGTTGACGGTCCACAATGACGAAGAAAAGTTATTTGAAGCCATCAAGAACGGCGCACAGGGCTACTTGCTCAAAAATATCCGCTCCGAGACAATGCTGGAATTGATACGCGGCGCGCTGCGCGGTGAGGCCGCTATCACGCCGGTGCTGGCCGGTCAGATGCTCGAAGAATTTCGCCGCCTGAGCCACAATCTACCCACCGACAAGGGCGAGCCAATCGAGACGCTGACGTTCCGCGAACAGGAAGTCCTGGCGCAGGTGGCGACTGGGGCAAGCGATAAAGAGATCGCTGAGCAGTTCAATATCAGCCTGCATACCGTTAAGAGTCATATGCGCAACATTCTCGCCAAACTGCATGTCAACAGCCGCTACGACGCTGCCAGATACGCACGTTACAAGGGGTTGGTGTAG
- a CDS encoding ATP-binding protein: MATAWMVRDQDQDALVINLAGRQRMLVQQITSQALQIQAGQNQDEHRQILRDATTVFDQTLTALIAGGETQYLPGQTVSVPATGSDTIRAELRELQQRWTMFQDDLRVIETASPGIASFDAAIQSLQALSPQLVQQADEIVRLIEAESEGKLAHLGWIQAGFFLCAVGLLVIGVVMIRRAIMTPLQTLKNAAQQIGQGDLNSPVQIAGPPEFTELAISVDTMRTQLKTLTDGLEARIHQRTRELTALYDVIREISSHLDIAHVLDSVTGKARDLLASDVAFLCLLDGTGESLTLKAYNGPQDAVCGSCVLAKHSVAAQVLGREEAMICDVGGCQTVAPDYRASHLAAPLRVGERVIGALCVGSTRAATYSHEQVRLLTELANSTAIALENARLYEQAERVAALEERQRIAADMHDGLAQTLSYVRLKTGRLADLIARDSNEQAAQELALISDAVDRAGHEVRQSIASLRIVPVLGRTLQEHLADVVADFAQSAPEIAVEVVSANDQGVVLDSDAMAQVLRVVLEALQNARRHASATRVTIRLERQGSAYRVMIHDNGCGFDPSAVNGKGHFGLSIMQARAARIGGDLMIDSAPGQGTHVILTWPVQQAVPA; this comes from the coding sequence GTGGCAACCGCGTGGATGGTGCGCGATCAGGATCAGGATGCGCTGGTGATCAATCTGGCTGGACGCCAGCGTATGCTCGTGCAGCAGATCACCAGCCAGGCGCTGCAAATCCAAGCGGGCCAAAACCAGGACGAACACAGACAAATTCTGCGCGACGCAACAACTGTGTTTGATCAAACACTCACCGCGTTGATCGCTGGTGGCGAAACGCAGTATCTTCCTGGGCAGACGGTTTCCGTACCGGCAACCGGATCGGATACCATCCGGGCTGAACTGCGCGAACTCCAGCAGCGTTGGACCATGTTCCAGGATGACTTGCGCGTAATTGAAACGGCATCGCCCGGCATCGCCAGCTTTGACGCCGCGATCCAGTCTCTACAGGCGCTTTCGCCGCAGTTGGTTCAGCAGGCGGACGAGATTGTGCGGTTAATCGAGGCGGAGTCTGAGGGCAAACTGGCGCATTTGGGGTGGATACAAGCTGGTTTTTTCTTGTGCGCAGTTGGGCTGTTGGTGATCGGCGTGGTGATGATCCGGCGTGCTATTATGACCCCTCTGCAAACACTAAAAAACGCAGCGCAACAGATTGGGCAGGGTGATCTCAACAGCCCGGTACAGATTGCCGGTCCGCCCGAATTCACGGAGCTGGCGATCAGCGTCGATACCATGCGCACGCAGTTAAAAACATTGACTGACGGACTTGAGGCGCGTATTCACCAGCGCACGCGCGAATTGACCGCCCTGTACGACGTGATTCGCGAGATTTCGTCGCACCTGGATATCGCGCACGTCCTGGACTCCGTGACCGGCAAGGCCCGTGATTTGCTCGCTAGTGATGTCGCCTTCCTGTGTTTGCTGGATGGTACAGGCGAGTCGTTGACGCTCAAGGCGTACAACGGTCCCCAGGATGCCGTCTGTGGCAGTTGTGTCCTGGCGAAACACTCGGTTGCAGCGCAGGTTTTGGGCCGTGAAGAAGCCATGATTTGTGATGTGGGCGGCTGTCAGACGGTGGCCCCGGATTACCGGGCCAGCCACCTTGCCGCGCCGCTTCGGGTGGGGGAACGCGTGATCGGGGCGTTATGTGTCGGCAGCACACGGGCAGCTACCTATTCTCACGAACAGGTCCGGCTGCTGACCGAACTGGCGAACTCAACGGCAATCGCGTTGGAAAATGCGCGCCTGTATGAGCAGGCCGAACGTGTGGCAGCATTGGAAGAACGCCAGCGCATCGCCGCCGATATGCATGACGGGCTGGCCCAAACGCTCAGTTATGTCAGGCTCAAGACCGGTCGTCTGGCGGACCTGATCGCACGCGATTCAAATGAGCAGGCGGCGCAGGAATTGGCACTGATCAGTGATGCAGTGGATCGCGCCGGTCACGAAGTGCGCCAATCGATCGCCAGCCTGCGAATCGTTCCCGTTCTGGGTCGCACTTTGCAGGAACATCTGGCTGACGTTGTCGCTGATTTTGCCCAATCTGCCCCCGAAATCGCGGTCGAGGTTGTGAGCGCGAATGATCAAGGCGTGGTCCTGGACAGTGACGCGATGGCCCAGGTGTTGCGGGTGGTTCTGGAAGCCTTGCAGAATGCGCGCCGTCATGCCAGCGCGACCCGCGTTACCATCCGATTGGAGCGCCAGGGATCAGCCTATCGTGTTATGATCCATGATAACGGCTGCGGGTTTGATCCCAGCGCCGTGAACGGCAAGGGGCACTTTGGGTTGAGCATTATGCAGGCACGTGCGGCACGCATTGGCGGCGATCTTATGATTGACTCAGCGCCGGGACAGGGCACGCACGTGATCCTGACATGGCCTGTACAACAGGCAGTACCGGCGTAG
- a CDS encoding Crp/Fnr family transcriptional regulator gives MPNSDQMHPAVKLLSSITYLESLDTVTLESVARTAVKRTYNSEQIVFLEGDSSSGFCVVQDGWLKAIKIAPDGREQVLNFLGPGEVFNAVGVFAGDSNPATVIALEPSTIWIIQRDTMLRLLEDHPGLARAVIQDLAGRVLHLIQMVEDLSLRSVEARLARLLLEQTQTDILSRHRWATQAEIASRLGTVPDVINRALRSLAQDGLIKVERHQIQILNKAGLETKAGLDI, from the coding sequence ATGCCCAATTCAGATCAAATGCACCCTGCCGTAAAACTATTGTCCTCTATCACATATCTTGAGAGTCTGGACACCGTGACTCTTGAATCAGTCGCGCGTACGGCTGTCAAACGGACCTACAATTCAGAACAGATCGTGTTTCTCGAAGGCGACTCCAGCAGCGGGTTCTGTGTTGTTCAAGATGGCTGGCTGAAGGCGATCAAGATTGCGCCGGATGGCCGCGAGCAGGTCTTAAATTTTCTTGGACCGGGTGAGGTCTTCAACGCAGTTGGGGTGTTTGCCGGTGATTCCAATCCGGCCACCGTAATCGCCCTGGAACCGTCCACAATCTGGATCATCCAGCGGGATACGATGCTCCGCTTGCTGGAAGATCATCCTGGGTTGGCGCGTGCCGTGATTCAAGACCTGGCTGGGCGTGTCCTACACCTTATCCAGATGGTAGAAGACCTGTCACTCCGTTCGGTGGAAGCGCGCCTGGCCCGCCTGTTACTTGAGCAGACCCAAACCGATATCTTGTCCCGTCACCGCTGGGCAACGCAGGCTGAGATAGCGTCACGGCTGGGCACGGTCCCCGATGTCATAAACCGTGCCTTACGATCTCTAGCTCAAGATGGCCTGATCAAAGTTGAACGGCATCAAATACAAATCTTGAATAAAGCCGGTTTGGAGACCAAAGCCGGTCTCGATATCTGA